The following proteins are co-located in the Cryptococcus neoformans var. neoformans B-3501A chromosome 12, whole genome shotgun sequence genome:
- a CDS encoding hypothetical protein (HMMPfam hit to Pkinase, Protein kinase domain, score: 314.2, E(): 1.9e-91) — protein MRFSSRDEEPEDGEVVEDDAVWKNPLATTKYLKGAPSVSSSQKTSSYKKSRPSFIPSLDPADDDGHRPRRPPPPSLSSPPYQQSRHRSSSHNRKTISYEDEERGSGMQHALPKNPQTRLYPHSTEMREPEQRREDKYAKEPRSPHRREGYYSSRRGDGRDYPPQLDRERYGPARRLESGGDGGYGDRSRDRNMDRGGYRDKDDRRSYGRPSDSSAWGRPPREEYRDRRPEEFARHPTGERYREDSRERFPVDRDTGQRRSCSPVRIRSPERSSDRPLTPVPDNGRTSSPDHGAKNIASSRGHRSSPSHSSNHEDHNGEKGNGPIKLNRNRHRPSLPLKHISTQPPRSPSAPPPPPPPDPSTVPPSPTEPPPPMPGNLSLEQTVPHAPNPRAQMATRPPSPKREEGEIRQETESVVFKFKLWTAEEELKALGKNFGGSSTLMRYNMGTKLGEGTFGVVTKAVENDTKRAVALKKITQHNFRDGAHITTLREIKILKSLQHPNVVPLLNMVISRHDNHSENTFIKNEVFMVFPYMDHDLCGLLSNNDFKVNHSGAKCIMKQLLDGMAYIHSNNIIHRDIKTANILVDKHGQIMIADFGLARPWTDNKKMPPHLATEYTNMVVTRWYRAPELLLGWCNYGPAVDIWSIGCVLGEMYLRRPILPGGGDREQLSMIFAKCGPLNEETWSGWQDLPGFPEAHGFAWDKTPRDTSILEESKSWHMDRGGADLLVKLLSLDPSKRPTASEALDHPWFWVSPKPAETINLDFAASHEMSAWHKQPAAAPVQPPPQKAYQTQQAYQSQQTHHAQQIYQPQQPYVAYQSGYGNQQRGHGGYQQQTANATRHNLAMNPYASSQVGNAQGYNQQPYMQAQGVSNMPPGADAYGGINPYGAPVAYNTASLPPPNMAYNGQSSFNGGGGLTGGGGQQYSLPHQPYLPSGPPPMMHGNVNRPSRPPPPTSSEGRPLAAAPFPLAGGGGGGMKTFAPPPPFSLAGGGGGGRGGMPPTMKRPPSDSRRDFGGDHKRQRTEAPLPYD, from the exons ATGCGCTTCTCATCCCGGGATGAAGAGCCTGAAGACGGCGAGGTTGTAGAAGATGACGCTGTCTGGAAAAACCCTTTGGCGACGACTAAATATTTGAAGGGTGCACCTTCTGTCTCGTCCTCTCAGAAAACATCCAGTTATAAGAAATCCAGGCCATCGTTTATTCCTTCGCTCGATCcggcagatgatgatggacaTCGCCCCCGAcgtcctccacctccatcactttcttctcctccttacCAGCAGTCACGGCATCGTTCCTCGTCCCACAACAGAAAAACCATCTCGtacgaagatgaagaacgAGGCTCGGGGATGCAGCATGCCTTGCCGAAGAACCCCCAAACAAGACTGTATCCTCATTCAACAGAGATGCGAGAACCAGAGCAGCGAAGAGAAGACAAATATGCAAAGGAGCCACGGTCTCCTCATCGCCGTGAAGGTTACTATTCTTCCAGAAGAGGGGACGGACGGGATTATCCTCCCCAGCTTGACCGTGAGCGTTATGGACCAGCGAGGCGACTTGAATCAGGAGGTGACGGTGGATACGGAGACCGAAGCCGAGACAGAAATATGGATAGAGGCGGATATAGAGATAAGGATGACCGTCGTTCATATGGTCGGCCTTCAGATTCTTCAGCTTGGGGAAGACCTCCACGTGAAGAGTATAGGGACCGGAGGCCGGAAGAATTTGCTCGCCATCCTACTGGAGAAAGGTACCGAGAAGATTCGCGCGAAAGATTCCCAGTAGATAGGGACACTGGTCAACGCCGATCATGTTCGCCTGTTCGCATACGTTCACCTGAAAGATCTAGCGACCGGCCCTTGACGCCTGTACCAGATAACGGTCGAACCTCATCACCAGACCATGGCGCTAAGAACATCGCATCCTCACGAGGTCATCGTTCAAGTCCCAGCCATTCATCTAATCATGAAGATCACAATGGCGAAAAAGGAAACGGTCCCATAAAGCTCAACCGTAACAGACATCGCCCTTCCTTACCTTTAAAGCATATTTCTACACAACCACCCCGAtctccttctgctcctccaccacctccgccCCCTGATCCGTCAACTGttccaccttctcccactGAACCGCCACCTCCAATGCCAGGGAACCTTTCCCTGGAACAAACAGTCCCCCATGCGCCAAACCCTCGTGCTCAGATGGCGACTCGGCCTCCATCACCAAAacgggaagaaggagagataaGGCAGGAGACAGAATCCGTAGTCTTCAAATTCAAGTTATGGACTgcagaggaggagttgAAGGCATTGGGCAAGAATTTTGGAGGATCGTCGACTTTGATGAGGTACAATATGGGAACTAAGCTTGGTGAAGGGACCTTTGG AGTTGTAACGAAGGCCGTTGAGAATGATACAAAGAGAGCAGTTGCGCTGAAAAAAATCACACAACATAATTTCCGTGATGGG GCTCATATTACTACGCTGCGTGAAATCAAGATTTTGAAGAGCCTCCAACATCCAAACGTTGTTCCGCTTTTAAATATGGTCATATCGCGAC ATGACAACCATTCTGAAAATACCTTTATTAAAAACGAGGTTTTCATGGTCTTCCCATATATGGATCACGATTTGTGCGGTTTGCTCAGCAACAACGACTTCAAGGTGAACCATTCAGGAGCAAAGTGTATCATGAAACAGCTTCTCGATGGGATGGCATATATCCATTCCAACAACATTATCCATCGAGATATCAAAACGGCCAATATCCTCGTTGATAAGCACGGTCAAATTATGATTGCCGACTTTGGTCTGGCGCGTCCATGGACGGACAACAAGAAGATGCCACCTCATCTGGCGACCGAATACACTAACATGGTAGTCACGCGATGGTACCGTGCGCCCGAACTTCTTTTGGGATGGTGCAACTACGGTCCAGCGGTGGACATTTGGTCAATCGGCTGTGTGTTGGGAGAAATGTACCTGCGTAGACCGATTTTACCAGGTGGCGGGGATAGAGAACAGTTGAGCATGATCTTTGCCAAATGTGGCCCGTTGAATGAAGAGACCTGGTCGGGGTGGCAAGATTTACCTGGTTTCCCAGAAGCGCATGGTTTCGCGTGGGATAAGACACCGCGGGATACGAGTATTCTGGAGGAGAGCAAATCGTGGCA TATGGACCGTGGTGGAGCGGATTTGTTGGTCAAGCTATTATCCCTCGATCCGAGCAAGCGACCAACGGCGAGCGAGGCTCTTGATCACCCTTGGTTCTGGGTCTCGCCCAAGCCGGCAGAAAC CATCAACCTTGACTTTGCAGCTTCACATGAAATGTCAGCTTGGCATAAGCAACCCGCCGCTGCTCCAGTTCAACCGCCGCCGCAGAAGGCGTATCAAACTCAACAAGCGTATCAATCTCAGCAAACGCATCACGCTCAACAAATCTACCAGCCTCAACAGCCATATGTTGCTTATCAGTCTGGCTATGGCAACCAGCAGCGCGGTCACGGCGGTTACCAACAACAAACCGCAAACGCAACCAGGCACAATCTTGCAATGAATCCTTACGCATCTTCGCAAGTAGGGAATGCGCAAGGATACAATCAGCAACCGTACATGCAAGCGCAAGGGGTATCTAACATGCCGCCTGGTGCAGATGCTTATGGTGGGATAAACCCATATGGTGCGCCCGTTGCATACAATACAGcgtctctccctcctcccaatATGGCATACAACGGGCAATCATCATTCAACGGAGGAGGCGGTTTAACAGGCGGCGGGGGTCAACAGTattctcttccacatcAACCATATCTTCCATCAGGCCCTCCACCAATGATGCACGGTAATGTCAATCGCCCTTCTCGACCGCCGCCTCCCACCAGCAGTGAAGGGCGGCCTCTAGCAGCAGCGCCTTTCCCGTtggcaggaggaggaggaggaggaatgaAAACTTTTgcgccgccgccacctTTCAGCTTGgcaggtggaggtgggggTGGTAGAGGAGGGATGCCACCcacgatgaagaggccTCCTTCGGATAGTCGAAGGGATTTTGGCGGGGACCATAAAAGGCAGAGAACAGAGGCGCCATTACCTTATGATTGA